One segment of Carya illinoinensis cultivar Pawnee chromosome 1, C.illinoinensisPawnee_v1, whole genome shotgun sequence DNA contains the following:
- the LOC122316570 gene encoding probable pectate lyase 8: MAASRKCVGLCSVVMVMMLFVGAMATVRTDQIPETSNGGTEQLQSSSNNSSMVASSDIEVEGLNEHAVDNPDEIASMVDMSIRNSTERRKLGFFSCGTGNPIDDCWRCDPNWHRNRKRLADCGIGFGRNAIGGRDGRFYVVTDSSDNDAVNPKPGTLRHAVIQDKPLWIVFKRDMVIKLKQELIMNSFKTIDARGVNVHIANGGCITIQYVTNVIIHGLHIHDCKPTGNAMVRSSPSHFGWRTMADGDAISIFGSSHIWVDHNSLSNCADGLVDAVMGSTAITISNNHFTHHNEVMLLGHSDSYTKDKQMQVTIAYNHFGEGLIQRMPRCRHGYFHVVNNDYTHWEMYAIGGSAEPTINSQGNRYAAPTNPFAKEVTKRVETAQTQWKGWNWRSEGDLLLNGAYFTPSGAGASASYAKASSLGAKSSSMVGSITSGAGPLGCRRGHQC, encoded by the exons aTGGCAGCGTCCAGAAAATGTGTCGGGCTGTGCTCGGTGGTGATGGTAATGATGTTGTTCGTTGGGGCAATGGCTACGGTAAGGACTGACCAGATCCCAGAAACCAG CAATGGAGGTACAGAACAATTGCAGAGCTCAAGCAACAACTCGTCAATGGTGGCGAG TTCGGATATAGAGGTGGAGGGACTCAACGAGCATGCAGTGGATAATCCAGACGAGATTGCTTCCATGGTCGACAT GAGCATCCGCAATAGCACTGAGAGAAGGAAGCTGGGCTTCTTCTCGTGCGGAACCGGCAATCCCATTGACGACTGCTGGCGCTGTGACCCCAACTGGCATCGTAACCGCAAGCGCCTTGCAGACTGTGGCATTGGATTTGGAAGAAATGCCATAGGTGGCCGTGATGGCCGCTTCTATGTGGTCACCGACTCCAGCGACAATGACGCTGTCAACCCCAAGCCTGGCACTTTGCGCCATGCTGTTATCCAGGACAAGCCTCTCTGGATTGTGTTCAAGCGTGACATGGTTATAAAATTGAAGCAGGAGCTCATAATGAACAGCTTCAAGACCATTGACGCCCGTGGGGTCAATGTCCACATTGCTAATGGAGGATGCATCACGATCCAATATGTTACTAATGTTATCATTCATGGTCTGCACATCCATGACTGCAAGCCAACTGGCAATGCCATGGTGAGGAGCTCCCCAAGTCACTTTGGTTGGAGGACAATGGCTGATGGCGATGCCATTTCCATTTTTGGCTCGAGTCACATATGGGTTGATCACAATTCCCTCTCCAATTGTGCCGATGGCCTTGTTGACGCTGTCATGGGCTCAACTGCAATTACCATTTCCAACAACCACTTTACCCACCACAATGAG gtgatgCTGTTGGGCCATAGCGACTCTTACACAAAAGACAAGCAGATGCAAGTGACCATTGCCTACAACCATTTTGGAGAGGGACTTATCCAGAGAATGCCAAG GTGTAGACACGGATACTTCCATGTTGTGAACAATGACTACACTCACTGGGAGATGTATGCCATTGGTGGAAGTGCTGAACCCACCATCAATAGCCAGGGTAACAGATATGCTGCACCAACCAATCCCTTTGCAAAAGAG GTGACAAAGAGGGTGGAGACAGCTCAAACCCAGTGGAAGGGCTGGAATTGGAGATCAGAGGGGGATTTGTTGTTGAATGGTGCCTATTTCACTCCATCAGGAGCTGGAGCTTCAGCCAGCTATGCCAAGGCCTCAAGCTTGGGTGCCAAGTCGTCTTCTATGGTCGGCTCTATAACATCTGGTGCCGGTCCACTTGGTTGCCGCAGAGGCCACCAGTGCTAG
- the LOC122316578 gene encoding inosine triphosphate pyrophosphatase, which yields MAAARASGLVVPRPVTFVTGNAKKLEEVRAILGNSIPFQSLKLDLPELQGEPEDISKEKARLASVEVNGPVLVEDTCLCFNALKGLPGPYVKWFLQKLGHEGLNNMLMAYEDKSAYALCAFSFALGPNAEPITFLGRTPGKIVPPRGPNDFGWDPIFQPDGYGQTYAEMPKEEKNKISHRSKALDLVKSHFADAGYTFQIDSV from the exons ATGGCCGCCGCAAGAGCATCGGGATTGGTAGTACCACGGCCGGTGACCTTCGTGACCGGCAACGCCAAGAAGCTCGAGGAAGTCCGAGCCATCTTGGGAAACTCCATTCCTTTTCAGTCTCTCAAGCTTGACT TGCCAGAATTGCAAGGTGAACCCGAGGATATTTCCAAAGAGAAGGCTCGTTTGGCTTCGGttgag GTGAACGGTCCTGTACTGGTGGAAGACACTTGCCTCTGTTTCAATGCCTTAAAGGGTCTACCCG GGCCATACGT CAAGTGGTTCCTGCAGAAGCTTGGTCATGAAG GTCTGAACAATATGTTGATGGCATATGAGGATAAGTCAGCTTATGCTTTATGTGCATTTTCTTTTGCTCTTGGGCCCAATGCTGAACCAATTACATTCCTGGGGAGAACTCCG GGGAAGATAGTTCCTCCAAGGGGACCTAATGATTTTGGATGGGATCCTATTTTTCAACCTGATGGCTATGGGCAAAC TTATGCAGAGATGCCAAAGGAAGAGAAGAACAAGATTTCTCACCGCTCAAAGGCCCTTGATCTGGTAAAATCTCATTTTGCAGATGCTGGATACACTTTCCAGATAGACTCTGTCTGA